From the Pseudomonas putida genome, one window contains:
- the arcC gene encoding carbamate kinase has translation MRIVVALGGNALLRRGEPMTADNQRANIRTATEQIAKIHPGNELVIAHGNGPQVGLLSLQGMAYKPDEAYPLDVLGAETEGMIGYMIEQELGNLLAFEVPFATLLTQVEVDANDPAFKDPSKFIGPVYSKEEAERLAKEKGWVVKADGDKYRRVVASPKPKRIFEIRPIKWLLEKKSIVICAGGGGIPTMYDENRKLKGIEAVIDKDLCSALLAEQLEADLLVIATDVDGAYIDWGKPTQKAIAQAHPDELERLGFAAGSMGPKVQAACDFARHTGKVAVISSLENIEGIVKGVAGTRVSTEKPGISYR, from the coding sequence ATGCGTATCGTTGTTGCATTGGGCGGCAACGCCCTGCTGCGCCGTGGCGAGCCCATGACCGCTGACAACCAGCGCGCCAATATCCGCACCGCCACCGAGCAGATTGCCAAGATTCACCCCGGCAACGAACTGGTCATCGCCCACGGCAACGGCCCCCAGGTCGGCCTGCTGTCGCTCCAGGGCATGGCCTACAAGCCCGACGAAGCCTACCCGCTCGACGTGCTCGGTGCCGAAACCGAAGGCATGATCGGCTACATGATCGAACAGGAGCTGGGCAACCTGCTGGCCTTCGAAGTGCCGTTCGCCACCCTGCTGACCCAGGTGGAAGTGGACGCCAACGACCCGGCCTTCAAGGACCCGAGCAAGTTCATCGGCCCGGTCTACAGCAAGGAAGAGGCCGAGCGCCTGGCCAAGGAAAAAGGCTGGGTGGTCAAGGCCGACGGCGACAAGTACCGCCGCGTGGTCGCCAGCCCGAAACCCAAGCGCATCTTCGAGATCCGCCCGATCAAGTGGCTGCTGGAAAAGAAAAGCATCGTGATCTGCGCCGGCGGTGGCGGCATCCCCACCATGTACGATGAAAACCGCAAGCTCAAAGGCATCGAGGCGGTGATCGACAAGGACCTGTGCTCGGCGCTGCTGGCCGAACAGCTGGAAGCCGACCTTCTGGTAATCGCCACGGACGTCGATGGCGCCTACATTGACTGGGGCAAGCCGACCCAGAAAGCCATTGCCCAGGCCCACCCCGACGAACTCGAACGCCTCGGCTTTGCCGCCGGCTCCATGGGGCCGAAGGTGCAGGCAGCCTGCGACTTTGCCCGGCACACCGGCAAGGTGGCGGTGATCAGCTCGCTGGAGAATATCGAGGGCATCGTCAAAGGCGTCGCCGGCACCCGCGTGAGCACCGAAAAGCCGGGTATCAGCTACCGTTGA
- the gcvH gene encoding glycine cleavage system protein GcvH, with amino-acid sequence MSELRFTEDHEWLRVEADGSVTVGITAYAQNALGDVVYVQLPELQQYDKGAEASTVESVKAASGVYMPLTGEVVAVNEGLNDSPELVNEDPLGEGWFFRFKPADMAEVTALLDQDAYDRLIKANDDA; translated from the coding sequence ATGAGCGAGTTGCGTTTCACTGAAGATCACGAATGGCTGCGCGTCGAAGCCGACGGTAGCGTCACCGTGGGCATCACCGCCTACGCCCAGAACGCCCTTGGCGATGTGGTCTATGTGCAACTGCCCGAGCTGCAGCAGTACGACAAAGGTGCCGAAGCCTCCACCGTCGAATCGGTAAAAGCCGCCAGCGGCGTGTACATGCCCCTGACCGGTGAAGTGGTCGCCGTCAACGAAGGCCTCAACGACAGCCCCGAACTGGTCAACGAAGACCCGCTGGGCGAAGGCTGGTTCTTCCGCTTCAAGCCTGCCGACATGGCTGAAGTCACCGCCCTGCTCGACCAGGACGCCTACGACCGCCTGATCAAAGCCAACGACGACGCCTGA
- a CDS encoding S-type pyocin domain-containing protein: protein MATAAAPALQGGVELATAIRTAVLSVGAASIEAVAGSFLAGTFALLYSPKLGNGELQDNYILSTPLTDLNVELDAAAQAAAVELGAVDLPVRMGDKREQIGPTELFAVRTDGDVISSAVPVLAAEFNAQNGQYIVTTDDLPPRTLIWTPAVEQSDSSTTLPATPPRATAMVGPTLEPLEGRIDAYPDLPDVGFDDYVIIFPADSGLPPLYVMFKSPRNMPGVVSGKGQLIQGEFLYDGNREGAPIPAQIASKLRGKKYSSFGAFRRRLWQLIGRSPIFEKQFQLGDLLIMRRGLALLADPDERVGGRIKYEIHHVKRIADGGGVYDVDNMRIMSPKFHAEIHEGR from the coding sequence ATGGCCACGGCAGCAGCTCCGGCGCTGCAGGGTGGCGTAGAGCTGGCCACGGCCATACGCACTGCCGTCTTATCAGTGGGTGCCGCTTCGATCGAAGCGGTGGCAGGGTCCTTCCTGGCAGGAACCTTTGCTTTGCTGTATTCCCCCAAGCTGGGCAATGGGGAGCTGCAAGACAACTACATCCTGAGTACGCCGCTGACCGACCTTAACGTCGAACTCGATGCTGCTGCCCAGGCTGCTGCTGTCGAACTCGGCGCGGTCGACCTGCCGGTACGGATGGGTGACAAGCGCGAGCAGATCGGGCCGACCGAATTGTTCGCCGTTCGCACTGATGGCGATGTCATCTCTTCTGCGGTGCCGGTACTGGCGGCGGAATTCAACGCGCAGAACGGTCAGTACATCGTCACCACAGACGATTTACCACCCAGAACATTGATCTGGACGCCCGCCGTCGAGCAATCTGACAGCTCGACTACCTTGCCAGCGACCCCTCCACGCGCAACGGCGATGGTTGGGCCTACGCTCGAACCGCTCGAAGGCCGAATCGACGCATACCCTGATTTGCCGGATGTCGGGTTTGATGACTACGTCATCATCTTCCCGGCAGACTCGGGGTTACCCCCCCTTTATGTGATGTTCAAAAGTCCCAGGAATATGCCTGGGGTGGTATCAGGTAAAGGTCAACTGATACAGGGGGAGTTCCTGTATGACGGAAACAGAGAGGGGGCTCCGATTCCTGCTCAGATCGCCAGCAAACTGCGAGGCAAGAAATACAGTAGCTTTGGTGCATTTCGTCGGCGACTTTGGCAATTGATCGGTCGTAGTCCAATCTTTGAGAAACAATTCCAGCTTGGCGATCTACTGATCATGCGTAGAGGGTTGGCTCTCCTTGCAGATCCGGATGAACGGGTTGGAGGAAGAATAAAATATGAGATTCACCATGTGAAAAGAATTGCCGATGGTGGCGGGGTATATGATGTTGATAATATGCGGATAATGTCGCCAAAATTCCATGCTGAAATTCATGAGGGAAGGTAG
- the gcvP gene encoding aminomethyl-transferring glycine dehydrogenase, producing the protein MTINLSTANEFIARHIGPRAADEQAMLATLGFDSLEAMSAAVIPDSIKGTSVLGSEDGQSEADALAALKAIAGKNALFKSYIGQGYYNTHTPAPILRNLLENPAWYTAYTPYQPEISQGRLEALLNFQTLISDLTGLPIANASLLDEATAAAEAMTFCKRLSKNKASHTFFASVHCHPQTLDVLRTRAEPLGIEIVVGDERELGDVSAFFGALLQYPASNGEVFDYRDVVERFHAANALVAVAADLLALTLLTPPGEFDADVAIGSAQRFGVPLGFGGPHAAYFATRDAFKRDMPGRLVGVSIDRFGKTALRLAMQTREQHIRREKATSNICTAQVLLANIASMFAVYHGPAGLKRIAERTHALTAILAAGLKTLGLDVVGETAFDTLTLATGSATASLHDKARAQRINLRQIDAAHLGLSLDETSTQADVEVLWQLFGADQAQPDFAALAASTGSRLPAALLRQSAILEHPVFNRYHSETELMRYLRRLADKDLALDRSMIPLGSCTMKLNAASEMIPVTWAEFGNLHPFAPAAQSQGYLQMTTELEAMLCAATGYDAVSLQPNAGSQGEYAGLLAIRAYHRSRGEGHRDICLIPSSAHGTNPATAHMAGMRVVVTACDARGNVDVEDLRAKAIEHRERLAAIMITYPSTHGVFEEAIGEICAIIHDNGGQVYIDGANMNAMVGLCAPGKFGGDVSHLNLHKTFCIPHGGGGPGVGPIGVKSHLAPFLPGHAALANTEGAVCAAPFGSASILPITWMYIRMMGGAGLKRASQMAILNANYIARRLEEHYPVLYTGGNGLVAHECILDLRPLKDTSGISVDDVAKRLIDFGFHAPTMSFPVAGTLMIEPTESESKEELDRFCDAMIQIREEIRAVETGSLDKDDNPLKNAPHTAAELVGEWAHGYSREQAVYPLPSLVEGKYWPPVGRVDNVFGDRNLVCACPSIESYQDA; encoded by the coding sequence ATGACCATCAACCTCAGCACCGCCAACGAATTCATCGCCCGTCACATCGGCCCGCGCGCCGCTGACGAGCAAGCCATGCTCGCCACCCTGGGCTTCGACTCGCTGGAGGCCATGAGCGCCGCAGTCATCCCCGACAGCATCAAGGGCACCAGCGTGCTCGGCTCGGAAGATGGCCAGAGCGAGGCCGATGCCCTCGCTGCGCTGAAAGCCATCGCCGGCAAGAACGCGCTGTTCAAGAGCTACATCGGCCAGGGCTACTACAACACCCACACCCCGGCACCGATCTTGCGCAACCTGCTGGAAAACCCGGCCTGGTACACCGCCTACACTCCGTACCAGCCAGAAATTTCCCAGGGCCGCCTGGAAGCGCTGCTGAACTTCCAGACCCTGATCAGCGACCTCACCGGCCTGCCGATCGCCAACGCCTCCTTGCTCGACGAAGCCACCGCCGCTGCCGAAGCCATGACCTTCTGCAAGCGCCTGTCGAAGAACAAGGCCAGCCACACCTTCTTCGCCTCCGTGCACTGCCACCCGCAGACCCTCGACGTGCTGCGCACCCGTGCCGAGCCGCTGGGCATCGAGATCGTGGTCGGCGACGAGCGTGAGCTGGGCGATGTCAGCGCCTTCTTCGGCGCCCTGCTGCAATACCCGGCCAGCAACGGCGAAGTGTTCGACTACCGCGACGTCGTCGAGCGCTTCCACGCAGCCAACGCCCTGGTTGCCGTTGCCGCCGACCTGCTGGCCCTGACCCTGCTGACCCCGCCAGGCGAGTTCGACGCCGACGTGGCCATCGGCAGTGCCCAGCGCTTCGGCGTGCCACTGGGCTTCGGTGGCCCGCACGCGGCCTACTTCGCCACGCGTGATGCCTTCAAGCGCGACATGCCAGGCCGCCTGGTCGGCGTGTCCATCGACCGCTTCGGCAAGACCGCCCTGCGCCTGGCCATGCAGACCCGCGAACAGCACATCCGCCGCGAGAAGGCCACCAGCAACATCTGCACCGCCCAGGTGCTGCTGGCCAACATCGCCAGCATGTTCGCCGTGTACCACGGCCCGGCCGGCCTCAAGCGCATTGCCGAACGCACCCACGCCCTGACCGCGATTCTGGCAGCCGGCCTGAAAACCCTGGGCCTGGACGTGGTTGGCGAAACCGCCTTCGACACCTTGACCCTGGCCACTGGCAGCGCCACCGCCAGCCTGCACGACAAGGCCCGCGCCCAGCGCATCAACCTGCGCCAGATCGACGCCGCTCACCTGGGCCTGTCGCTCGACGAGACCAGCACCCAGGCCGACGTCGAAGTCCTCTGGCAGCTGTTCGGCGCTGACCAGGCCCAGCCTGACTTCGCCGCTCTGGCCGCCAGCACCGGCTCGCGCCTGCCGGCCGCCCTGCTGCGCCAGTCGGCCATCCTCGAGCACCCGGTGTTCAACCGCTACCACAGCGAAACCGAGCTGATGCGCTACCTGCGCCGCCTGGCCGACAAGGACCTGGCCCTGGACCGCAGCATGATCCCGCTGGGCTCGTGCACCATGAAGCTCAACGCTGCCAGCGAAATGATCCCGGTGACCTGGGCCGAATTCGGCAACCTGCACCCGTTCGCCCCGGCCGCGCAGAGCCAGGGCTACCTGCAGATGACCACCGAGCTGGAAGCCATGCTCTGCGCCGCCACCGGCTACGACGCCGTGTCGCTGCAGCCCAACGCCGGCTCCCAGGGTGAGTACGCAGGCCTCTTGGCCATCCGCGCCTACCACCGCAGCCGTGGCGAAGGCCACCGCGACATCTGCCTGATCCCGTCTTCGGCCCACGGCACCAACCCCGCCACCGCACACATGGCCGGCATGCGCGTGGTGGTCACGGCCTGTGACGCCCGTGGCAACGTCGATGTCGAGGACCTGCGCGCCAAGGCCATCGAACACCGCGAGCGCCTGGCCGCGATCATGATCACCTACCCGTCGACCCACGGCGTGTTCGAGGAAGCGATCGGCGAAATCTGCGCGATCATCCACGACAACGGAGGCCAGGTTTATATCGACGGCGCCAACATGAATGCCATGGTCGGCCTGTGCGCCCCAGGCAAGTTCGGTGGGGACGTGTCGCACCTGAACCTGCACAAGACCTTCTGCATCCCGCACGGCGGTGGCGGCCCGGGCGTCGGCCCGATCGGCGTCAAGTCGCACCTGGCGCCATTCCTGCCAGGCCACGCTGCGCTTGCAAACACCGAGGGCGCGGTGTGCGCCGCGCCGTTCGGCAGCGCCAGCATCCTGCCGATCACCTGGATGTACATTCGCATGATGGGCGGTGCCGGCCTCAAGCGTGCTTCGCAGATGGCCATCCTCAACGCCAACTACATCGCCCGCCGCCTGGAAGAGCACTATCCTGTCCTGTACACCGGTGGCAATGGCCTGGTCGCCCACGAATGCATCCTCGACCTGCGCCCGCTCAAGGACACCAGCGGCATCAGCGTCGATGACGTGGCCAAGCGCCTGATCGACTTCGGTTTCCATGCGCCGACCATGTCGTTCCCGGTGGCCGGCACGCTGATGATCGAACCGACCGAGAGCGAGTCCAAAGAAGAACTGGATCGCTTCTGCGACGCGATGATCCAGATCCGCGAGGAAATTCGCGCGGTGGAAACCGGCAGCCTGGACAAGGACGACAACCCGCTGAAGAACGCCCCGCACACTGCGGCAGAGCTGGTTGGCGAATGGGCCCATGGCTACAGCCGCGAGCAGGCGGTGTACCCGCTGCCGAGCCTGGTGGAAGGCAAGTACTGGCCGCCAGTTGGCCGGGTCGACAACGTGTTTGGTGACCGCAACCTGGTCTGCGCCTGCCCGTCGATCGAGAGCTATCAGGACGCCTGA
- a CDS encoding bacteriocin immunity protein, producing MRKELSDFTEKEFFELVYAIYHGDPRFYPTDRAHTQGILEFERLAGHPAGSNLIFRPRKVGIGDSPADVVNEVKRWRAEQGLSGFKVS from the coding sequence ATGCGCAAGGAATTATCTGATTTTACGGAAAAAGAGTTTTTTGAGCTAGTGTATGCAATCTATCACGGTGATCCTAGGTTCTATCCAACAGATCGGGCTCACACTCAAGGGATACTGGAGTTCGAACGCTTGGCAGGGCATCCGGCAGGATCCAATCTGATTTTTCGGCCTAGAAAGGTAGGAATTGGAGACTCACCAGCTGATGTAGTAAATGAAGTTAAAAGATGGCGAGCTGAACAGGGATTATCGGGTTTCAAAGTTTCATAA
- a CDS encoding sigma-54-dependent transcriptional regulator, whose protein sequence is MRIHVSFIDRVGITQEVLALLGARNLNLDAVEMVPPNVYIDAPTLSPAVLEELHDALFEVRGVQSVDVVDILPGQRRHLQLDALLAAMSDPVLAVDSAGKVLLANPALIALCGRESAGRSVGELFNDPGLLQALLDNNFHLPMREMQLNGQSLLLDASPITNAGGLLTLYPPNRMGERLSALHHDHAEGFDALLGESPAIRTLKARALRVAALDAPLLVHGETGTGKELVARACHAISSRHAAPFLALNCAALPESLAESELFGYAPGAFTGAQRGGKPGLMELANQGTVFLDEIGEMSPYLQAKLLRFLSDGSFRRVGGDREVKVDVRIISATHRDLERMVAEGTFREDLFYRLNVLNLQVPPLRDRGQDILMLAHYFMQQACTQIQRPPCRLTPATHSALLANPWPGNVRQLQNVIFRAAAICESNLVDIGDLDIAGTSVARGQDGDVASLEQAVGDFERELLQRLYASYPSTRQLAGRLQTSHTAIAQRLRKYGIPGKT, encoded by the coding sequence ATGCGCATCCACGTCAGCTTCATCGACCGCGTCGGCATCACCCAGGAAGTCCTCGCCCTGCTCGGTGCCCGCAACCTCAACCTGGACGCCGTGGAGATGGTCCCACCAAACGTCTACATCGACGCCCCGACCCTCAGCCCCGCCGTGCTCGAAGAACTCCACGACGCGCTGTTCGAAGTCCGTGGCGTGCAGTCGGTGGACGTGGTCGACATCCTCCCCGGCCAGCGCCGCCACCTGCAGCTCGACGCCCTGCTCGCCGCCATGAGCGACCCGGTGCTGGCGGTGGACAGCGCTGGCAAGGTGCTGCTGGCCAACCCGGCGCTGATCGCCCTGTGCGGCCGTGAATCGGCCGGGCGCTCGGTGGGAGAGCTGTTCAACGACCCCGGCCTGCTGCAGGCCTTGCTGGACAACAACTTCCACCTGCCGATGCGCGAGATGCAGCTCAACGGCCAGAGCCTGCTGCTGGACGCCTCGCCAATCACCAACGCGGGCGGCCTGCTGACCTTGTATCCGCCCAACCGCATGGGTGAGCGTCTGTCGGCCCTGCACCACGACCACGCCGAAGGCTTCGATGCGCTGCTTGGTGAGTCGCCAGCGATTCGCACGCTCAAGGCCCGCGCCCTGCGCGTGGCGGCCCTCGACGCGCCGCTGCTGGTGCATGGCGAAACCGGCACCGGCAAAGAACTGGTGGCACGCGCCTGCCATGCCATCAGCAGCCGCCATGCCGCACCGTTCCTCGCCCTGAACTGCGCCGCACTGCCCGAGAGCCTGGCCGAGAGCGAGCTGTTCGGCTACGCACCCGGCGCCTTCACCGGCGCCCAGCGTGGCGGCAAACCGGGGCTGATGGAGCTGGCCAACCAAGGCACGGTGTTTCTCGACGAGATCGGCGAAATGTCGCCGTACCTGCAGGCCAAGCTGTTGCGCTTTCTCAGCGATGGCAGCTTCCGCCGCGTGGGCGGCGACCGCGAGGTGAAGGTGGATGTGCGCATCATCAGCGCCACCCACCGCGACCTGGAACGCATGGTCGCCGAAGGCACGTTCCGTGAAGACCTGTTCTACCGGCTGAATGTGCTCAACCTGCAGGTACCGCCGCTGCGTGATCGTGGCCAGGACATCCTGATGCTGGCGCACTACTTCATGCAGCAGGCTTGCACGCAGATTCAGCGCCCGCCTTGTCGTCTGACCCCGGCCACCCATTCGGCCTTGCTGGCCAACCCCTGGCCCGGCAACGTGCGCCAGCTGCAGAACGTGATTTTCCGTGCGGCGGCCATCTGCGAGAGCAACCTGGTGGATATCGGCGACCTGGACATCGCCGGCACCTCGGTGGCGCGTGGGCAGGATGGCGACGTGGCGAGCCTGGAGCAGGCGGTGGGGGACTTCGAGCGTGAACTGCTGCAGCGCCTATACGCCAGCTACCCCTCGACCCGGCAACTGGCCGGGCGCTTGCAGACATCGCATACGGCCATTGCTCAACGTTTGCGCAAGTACGGAATTCCCGGCAAAACCTAG
- a CDS encoding DUF5064 family protein — translation MAKYEPGHVHIERTALNNNDHSYDLNIEYEATTDPKEGRGIQFRMHGGIEGKPVDEKFFLAKDQVLPSFLMLLTRKAQSYLTPPKKFENLSSPHKLYDHMFADIREKLDVKSGDPIKPEHLE, via the coding sequence ATGGCCAAGTATGAGCCCGGTCATGTACATATCGAGCGCACTGCGCTGAACAACAATGACCACAGCTATGACCTCAACATCGAATACGAGGCGACTACCGATCCCAAGGAAGGCAGAGGTATCCAGTTCCGCATGCACGGCGGCATCGAAGGCAAGCCAGTGGATGAAAAGTTCTTCCTGGCCAAGGACCAGGTGTTGCCCAGCTTCCTCATGCTACTGACCCGCAAGGCGCAGTCTTATCTGACGCCGCCGAAGAAATTCGAGAACCTGAGCTCGCCGCACAAGCTCTATGACCATATGTTCGCGGATATTCGCGAGAAGCTGGATGTGAAGTCGGGCGACCCGATCAAGCCTGAACATCTGGAGTGA
- the gltS gene encoding sodium/glutamate symporter, whose product MLELDFYGTLVAASLVLLLGHGLVTRVTILRTYNIPEPVAGGLVVALILLALRSFDLNVQFDTSLQTPLMLAFFATIGLNADFASLKKGGRVVAIFLVVVTGLLLVQNAMGIGLATALGLDPLMGLLTGSITLSGGHGTGAAWSSTFSEKYGLASASELALASATFGLVLGGLIGGPVARLLIKRVQIPGAEQTVPHLPKGFEEPQKERLITPFSFIETLALISVSLLGGTLLNGQLLGTAFELPTFVCVLFVGVLLRNGLSALGLYQVFEREVSVLGNVSLSLFLAIALMSLKLWDLAALALPFLIILAAQTLLMALFAIFVTFRVMGRNYDAAVLAAGHCGFGLGATPTAIANMQAVTHRFGPSQLAFLVVPMVGAFFIDIINVIVIKLYLALPFFAAS is encoded by the coding sequence ATGCTGGAACTCGACTTCTACGGCACTTTAGTCGCCGCTTCTCTCGTCCTGTTGCTGGGTCACGGGCTGGTCACACGTGTCACCATCCTGCGAACCTACAACATTCCCGAACCGGTTGCCGGTGGGCTGGTCGTTGCACTGATCTTGCTGGCATTACGCAGTTTCGATCTGAACGTGCAGTTCGATACTTCACTGCAGACGCCGCTGATGCTGGCGTTCTTCGCCACCATCGGCCTGAACGCAGACTTCGCCAGTTTGAAAAAAGGTGGACGCGTAGTCGCAATCTTCCTGGTCGTCGTGACCGGTTTGCTGCTGGTGCAGAACGCCATGGGCATCGGCTTGGCCACGGCGTTGGGGCTGGACCCGCTGATGGGCCTGCTGACCGGCTCCATCACGCTGTCCGGCGGCCATGGCACGGGCGCGGCCTGGAGCAGCACCTTCAGCGAAAAATATGGTTTGGCCTCCGCCTCGGAACTGGCCCTGGCCTCCGCCACCTTTGGTCTGGTGCTGGGCGGCCTGATTGGCGGCCCGGTTGCCCGCCTACTGATCAAACGTGTGCAGATCCCCGGCGCGGAGCAAACAGTACCTCACTTGCCCAAGGGTTTTGAAGAACCCCAAAAAGAACGCCTGATCACGCCCTTTTCGTTTATCGAAACCCTGGCGCTGATTTCCGTCAGCCTGCTCGGCGGCACACTCTTGAATGGTCAACTGCTCGGCACGGCCTTCGAGCTGCCCACCTTCGTGTGCGTCCTGTTTGTGGGCGTACTGCTACGCAACGGGCTTTCAGCGTTGGGCTTGTACCAGGTGTTCGAGCGTGAAGTGTCGGTGCTGGGTAATGTCAGTCTGTCGCTGTTCCTGGCCATTGCCCTGATGTCTCTCAAATTGTGGGACCTGGCAGCACTGGCCCTGCCCTTCCTGATCATACTGGCGGCGCAAACTTTGCTCATGGCCCTGTTCGCGATCTTCGTCACCTTCCGGGTCATGGGACGCAACTACGACGCTGCGGTACTGGCGGCAGGGCACTGCGGGTTCGGCCTGGGCGCCACACCGACCGCCATTGCCAACATGCAGGCCGTGACCCACCGCTTCGGGCCGTCGCAACTGGCGTTTCTAGTGGTGCCGATGGTGGGGGCGTTCTTTATCGACATCATTAACGTCATCGTGATCAAGCTGTATCTGGCGCTGCCGTTTTTTGCAGCAAGCTGA
- a CDS encoding ornithine carbamoyltransferase, which translates to MAFNIHNRNLLSLEHHTTRELKYLLDLSRDLKRAKYTGTEQQHLKGNNIALIFEKTSTRTRCAFEVAAYDQGANVTYIDPNSSQIGHKESMKDTARVLGRMYDAIEYRGFKQEIVEELAKFAGVPVFNGLTDEYHPTQMIADVLTMREHSDKPLHDISYAYLGDARNNMGNSLLLIGAKLGMDVRIAAPKALWPHDDLVERCHKYAEESGARITLTEDPKAAVKGVDFIHTDVWVSMGEPIEAWGERIKQLKPYQVNKELMKASGNPRTKFMHCLPAFHNSETKVGKQIAEQYPDLANGIEVTDDVFESPACIAFEQAENRMHTIKAILVSTLADL; encoded by the coding sequence ATGGCGTTCAACATTCACAACCGCAACCTGCTCAGCCTCGAACACCACACCACCCGCGAGCTGAAGTACCTGCTGGACCTGTCCCGCGACCTCAAGCGCGCCAAGTACACCGGCACCGAGCAGCAGCACCTGAAGGGCAACAACATCGCCCTGATCTTCGAGAAGACCTCGACCCGCACCCGCTGCGCCTTCGAAGTCGCCGCCTATGACCAGGGCGCCAACGTCACCTACATCGACCCCAACTCCTCGCAGATCGGCCACAAGGAAAGCATGAAGGACACCGCCCGCGTGCTGGGGCGCATGTACGATGCCATCGAGTACCGCGGCTTCAAGCAGGAAATCGTCGAGGAGCTGGCCAAGTTCGCCGGCGTGCCGGTGTTCAACGGCCTGACCGACGAATACCACCCGACCCAGATGATCGCCGACGTGCTGACCATGCGTGAGCACAGCGACAAGCCGCTGCACGACATCAGCTACGCCTACCTGGGCGACGCCCGCAACAACATGGGCAACTCGCTGCTGCTGATCGGCGCCAAGCTCGGCATGGATGTGCGCATCGCCGCGCCCAAGGCGCTGTGGCCTCATGACGACCTGGTTGAGCGTTGCCACAAGTACGCCGAAGAAAGCGGCGCACGCATCACCCTGACCGAAGACCCCAAGGCCGCGGTCAAGGGCGTCGACTTCATCCACACCGACGTCTGGGTCTCGATGGGCGAGCCGATCGAAGCCTGGGGCGAGCGCATCAAGCAGCTCAAGCCCTACCAGGTGAACAAGGAGCTGATGAAAGCCAGCGGCAACCCACGGACCAAGTTCATGCACTGCCTGCCGGCGTTCCACAACTCCGAGACCAAGGTCGGCAAGCAGATTGCCGAACAGTATCCGGACCTGGCCAACGGCATCGAAGTGACCGATGACGTGTTCGAGTCGCCGGCGTGCATCGCCTTCGAGCAGGCGGAAAACCGCATGCACACCATCAAGGCGATCCTGGTTTCGACCCTGGCTGACCTGTAA